TCCCTCACCATCTTCTTCGGAATCCTCCTGTCCGCCGCCGCTGAAATCCACGAAACTCGCTGGTTCTGGCGCCGTAACAAAACCACCACTTTCCAGTGGCTCCTCTGTTTCCCTCTCGGCACGCGCCCTTCCGGACGCGTGTTCTTTTGGTCCTACATTTTCTACTTATCTCGCTTCCTCCACACGCTACGTACTTTCTTCGCCATTCTCCGTCGTCGAAGACTCTACTTCTTCCAACTCTTCAACCACTCGATCCTCATATTTATGTCCTTCCTGTGGTTAGAATTCTCGCAGTCGTTTCAAGTACTAGCAATACTATTTACGACGTTGTTATATTCTGTTGTTTACGGATACAGATTTTGGACCGCCATTGGATTGCCAAGCGCGTGCTTCCCGTTTGTTGCAAGCTGTCAGATTCTGTTACTGGGATGCAACGTTGTGTGCCACGTTGGGGTGTTGTTGCTCCATTTCATGAAAGGTGGGTGTAACGGAATTGGGGCATGGCTTTTCAATTCAGTGCTCAATGCTGCTATACTTTTCTTGTTCCTTAACTTTTATATGAAGCTGCACTTGAAGAATAGAAAGTTTGAAGAGACTCAAAATTTGGACTCTGTCATGAAGAGCAAGGATATTTGAAGTCTCTGCTTCTTTTTTTCCACAACATTTTGCATTAAACTTTTGTCAGTTGTATCGTAAATTCCGTTGAAGGAAATCGATCGAGACTCCTTTAATTTACAGCTATGAGTATATGTATATTACTTAATAAATCGATTATGAAAACTTAGATCAAACTGCCTATTAATTCATACATGACTTTTCCCTAATTCACTGTCAAATGAAAACTTTGCTAACTGATCACTGAGTTACTCTTTTATTAACTTGCTAGCTAATTTTTGTGATAGCAACTTAACGGTCTTATCTTTTTTAATCATAAAATGTTAACGACTTATATATATCTTAACTGTGCGCCAATCGAACatgcatgaattttgataagGTTATATATAGGTGATAGTATCTTGGGTTTAAAATTCTCCTCCAAGTTTATTAAGATAATATTAATAGTTACGTCATAAATTTCTAGGAAAATAAAGTGCAATTAGATGGCATATCTACTTTAAGGCCAAGTGGCCCTTAATAAGGCAATACATAAGATTAATATTACGCTTCTGTCGCTGCCCAAGTAACCAATATTATCCTTTTATCACTATGTGTCTTTCAAGTCTATAGTAACTTATTTGAAAGTTTCAGTGCACTGCATTCTCCAATGGGATAACATATTTTCACATCTTTTTTATTATAATGTTTCAAAGACTTCAAAATAGTTTTCActtttaagtaatttataacTATATTGAATATGCAATAAACAGTAAAATGTTATACATACACGTTGAGCGTGCCCGATAGCTAGCTAGTATATTCCAAATGTGTGTGTTCTCTTTTATGGATACGTTGGTGGTTGTTAAAAGGCAAAAGTTGTACTCTTATAGTCATTCATACCGGCAATGTTTGAACTAGTTTTGGGGTTGATTAATTTCATGATGTTATTACACTAGTTTTATAATGACAAATGATCACAACTGATACTATCTTCTATTTCAATTTTGTGCGTGCTATGTGAAACTCTTACTGACACTCGAGGACCACCAAAAGTTATGATAGGAGGTCTAAAATTCTTTAATTCTTAATTAGAggtctcaaattcaaatttgatttgaattaaaaaaaatttaattaatagtaagaatattttaaaaggtcttacacaacacaaattcaaattattaGGAGTTTCAAATCGGATGGTAAACAAAAAGAAACATCGAATAAGGGATTACTTTCTTTAATATCAGTATTTCAACAACTCTACTTTGTCCATCTCTTGTTATTATTTGTACATACCAACCGTTATGTAGAACTCATTGAATTCGAGTGTTATCCCAATCTTATTGATCTTTATGGGGAAAGTATGTGCAGACATGCTCTCAATTACTTGAATCCCAGTGGAGTTATTTCTTGTCAGCTCTCTAATGTTCCCAGATGCTGTGCAGTGATCTATTTTGTGGACAGTTTTCCAATGAATTTACAATAATCGATGGCACTCCAATTGATGTGTATGCATGTAAGGCATAGACTTATTACATTgaattaagaataaattaaagtaaaaatacatacTGTACGAGTAAATGTTAAGTAGAGTGAAAAAATTCGGTGTACTTGGAAGTGTCATATGGCAGCATAATTATTGGAGTTGTACTTTAACGTGCTAGGTAAGTGGGGACTGGGGGTAAGTTTTTAGCGTGCTACCATTCACTGTTGAGAAAAGGGCAGTCAAATCCATATGATTATTTGGATTTATGGAGATTTAGATGCAATAATATAAGTAATTAAATTGCCCAAAAGTATGGCACGTTTGATGGTAAAGATACACATGGCTACTTTAGGTCATTGTCAGATCAATACACACAGATTTTTCGGATGTGTTTGgtacaaaaggaaaaaaaaaagtccATGAAATTAAgtgagttttttttcttctttatataTGTTCGGTAACAAAGTAAAATTATTATCCTAActcgccccccccccccctcaccCCCCACACATTATATATAATGAAAGGTAGGGATATGGAGCGTTGGGATAGGGTGTACAAGGGTTGGGGTGAAGATGAGATTTTACGCATCGGAGATGGAAGAATACAATTAATGCGAAATATCAATTGTATAACTTGTTTTCTCTATTTCGAAAAGTCATTTTCCTATAAAAATTTTTAGACCAACGGAATGTAGGAAAATTGGGAAACATATTTTGGAAATATTCCTAATCATTTCATTAAACGTCGTCCCGTTTGCATTATAAGTAGAACTTAATTTCCTCCTAAATTGATATTTATTTGAGACTCTCTTCTCTTTTACATAAAATACATTCCTCTCTTTCACTATTCATTGCCCTGCTATTCATTGCCCTGCTTTCTCCACCGAACCTTTTtcattgaaaaagaaaatactaTTGATGCTAtcttcatttcaatttgtttgatctattttgatttgtcaatgagtttaagaaattacaaaatatttttttaatcttgtaGTTTAAAATTAAGGATacatcaaattttcttgaatcttgtaatcttaaacatgtcatgtaaaaaattcaaattaaagaattaattaaaaacaaaaaagagatatttttgaaatggataaaaattgaaaaagaccaaataaattaatataataattattgttAGATATGGATCAAGAATTTGTTTCACCGAGTCGAGTGGGCTTTGTAGTCTAGTTCATAGTTTCTTATCTGGGCCTCGCTTCCTCTGGTCTTCACATTACCTGGACCATTTCAATCTTAAATGGGCCATAATTCCTTTGCTTAGAAAGTGATTCTCACCAAGCTGAACCACCAAACTTACAAAAAACATAAGAACTGGGTTTCATTACAAACTCATATGCTATGTAGAGCCAGTTATAACAAAAGATAATATATGTTCATATTGCCACaaatagaaatactcaattaTTTCACATGTTCGCTACGTCTTGGAAGGTAATCgcatggaaaaaaaattaagggatTGAAAAAAGGATATTAAAAACTACTAGAATATTCAATTTTAGGTAAATGAACAAAAAGGAAATTCATATTTCATGCATATAATATCTTTTATTATATGTATGCACATGCGAACAGCGAACATGTATCAATTTGTACCACGTACACGTCAAAATTGACCGATTCCTTCGTGCAATATTCCTCTCTTAAAAATTCCCTATGAGCTAGCTCTAACAATTAATTAAATCAgatgattttattaaattgcttaaatattatttttatttaatgtaCGTCAGAATCTTGATCGTACTAATTGACAAATAGTGAGTGGCATTCTTATCATACTGATGTATGATAATTATATTAGTCGGTGTATTATAATTAAGTTATTTAGATTCTTCATAATTCATTTGTCATATCTCTAATTTCTGTATAACGACAGAAACATGTCCATTCTTAATTTGTGAAAAAAAAggttattaaatattttgatcaaAGTATCTTAAGATAATTTCATGTTTATAATGCTAATATCACATGGTATGCATGATTGACCTGAACCCTTGTAAAGCTATCACACatataatgattattgtttttgttgttaaGAGTTCAAGCAATGCACAACATGCTATCTAGCCCACAAGTATAAAGACATTTTAATTTTTAGCCATGTATTTCGTAAGAAGAGTCTCTTCAATATAACTAATCGTGTATGCTTTATGAAATGCTACTTGTACATATAGTTAAACAAtactttgaatttattatttttattaacttGTAACAGTCCTTAATATAATCAATGAACATATAGAGAGGGGAATTATTTTCGTAGTTTTCGATGAAACAAATGTGATGATTTAAAAATGTGGAAGCGTATGAAAAATGTCTTGTAATAAGAAAATAACACGAAGTTGATTGAAAAAGAAAGTTTTCCTTAGGAGGTGGATCATGCAGCCATATGAAAAGTAGTGTTTGGTCCTGCATGTGAATTGTAATGTCCCTTTCCATAAGTTTATAAGGTAGTAGTGCAATTCCTTTCGGTATAAGTGAATATAGCACCAATCTATATTTTAATGGAGGGACGGGACAAGTAACAAATACTTGTTTAGTTGGTTTTGGCATGGGATTTAGGCTTGTTCTTCGGTATGACTAGTCGCACCCTTGTAGTTTTTGActtatgttgtgtattgtgttttgattattatattattttgttgttgctattgtttGTTCTTTCTCATATATTTTATACTGCTTTTCTTATTAACGGTTATGcttttctcattatttttttcattttacttgGATTCGATGCACCTGAGTCGaagtctttcggaaacagcctctctacctaTTTGAGATAGTGGTAAAATATGCATACCCTCTACTCACCCTCCCCACACCCCAATTAGTGGATTTCAtgaggtatgttgttgttgttggttttggCATGGGAGAGGCTGTTACAGGTTCCTGGCCGTTCATTTTTTTAGTTCTTCTATTATTGCAGTATATTTACTCTAATTACGCAAAGTTTCTCATGGcagtaaatatttattattattattattattattattattattattattattttattcgtGTCAAAATcctgattattattattattatttttcaactaTTGGGCTCAAGCATGAGAGTAAATAGCAGATCGATCTTATTCATTTCACCCAACCCTTCAAGGTTGAATTTCACTATATATAAGGTCTTTTTGGCATAGTTAAAATTCTGATTTTTAACTTTGACAACTTGGAGCCCCTCCATTTGTTTGTGTGGTCAGAAAAGTTGAAcataatcatttttttcatgtaATGTGGACATGGGACTACTTGCAAACACAAGCATAGTCCAAAGCCATTTAATGTGAATCAGCCTGCCTAGAAAACAACCTCCCCTGTTCCTCCTCTTTATTAGCCTGTAATAAACTCTCATTTTAGGTAAATAGGCCACCCCCACCATCATTGGAGTAGGCATAGCCTCCAGCTTACTCGGAAGTACTGTCAACTTGCAGTAGTCAGTCACTTgtgtaaatttaatttaaacaaCATTTGGTGTCCCATTCTTTTTCTCCGCCAAACATTAGGTGCACTTTAACTGTGGTGGCATGGTGCAATTTGATGCTTGTCCTATTACTATATCATTAGATTAGTTTCCCCAACAATCCGGGGAGATAAATAGGAAAATAATGACTCTGTCACCTCTCTGTTTTGTCTACTGACGAAGAAGAGATAATTTTTGTTAATCTTTTCCATGGCATATCAATTGAATCAAATACACAGTACATGAATTGGTCGACAACAACTTTATTCTAATCTAATATTTTAATCAGATTTGTTAGTTGAATGCACCATGATTCTTGGGTCCCTAATGTGCAAATCAAGATATGTGAGCTTGGTGAGCAAAGCAGCAACCAAGTTtgaaatttctttaaatttcctGAGTCCTCTTCACTTAATATACATTAGCGGTGACATAGATAAACTCAAAGTTAGTCTAGGTCAAAAGTAGTAGTAAACAACAACTGCCGCCTGAGTCCCAAATCCATTGGGATCAGCTCTACCGTATCCTCTGTATCCATTTGACACTACCTTAAAAGTAaaacaagtaaaaaaataatatgcaaAATGTATCAtctttcctttccatttttagcTTCCTCTTTCTTCCCGTATTCCTAAACAATATCCATCTTACTCCCAACATGTTCATGTAAAATCACCACATTCTATGGTGTGGACATCATGGGTGTTGAATGAAGTGTTAAAGTGTTTCCAGCAGGTATCGACGAGTGAGGATCACAAGCTTTGCGGAGCTCGTTGTACCTCTGAAGATCAAAATTGTGAAGCTTCATGAGCTTCTTTTGTTTTGCAGTAAACCTGCTGTGGAAGAAGCCTTCATAAGTAGGCTCTTTGGAGGTCCTAAGGAAGAAAGCATAACCAGCCATGCAGTAAAAGGATGTAACATAGAAGCAAATTGGCTCCATTACATCCCATGTTAGCTCCCAGAAAGTGAGCCTCATGAAAGCTGCAGTCTGAATGACAAAGAATCCTAGCCCACACCACAACTCTCTCTGCACCAACGATTCTGCCTTCTTGTCAATAGCTAATTTCTTCTCCTCCATGTGTTGAAACTCCTCCATCATTTGTGGGTCATTTGGCTGGGCCAAGGGCATTGGCATTAAGCCTTCCATGGCTTTCACCACCTGTAGCAACAAAAAAGGGACCAAAATGCTTGTGTAAAACAATTGAACTCCACTTCACACGCCTTATATCATAATGAGAAACATCTTCCCATCTATATTGGATTCACTTATTAATATATATCTTTTTCTAGAATGATACTCCTACATAGTTAAACACAAtcacttagacacaaacttaAAATTCTGAATCAGTTTAACTAAAACAATGTCTATTCCTATGACAAACCAAGACAAATTGGAAAAGACAAGTAGGAGAGTTGGAAAGTGGAAAGGGAATAGCTGTATTTCGATTGTTTCTGGGGGAGGTTTACTAATTTTTGGGACTCTACTAAGCCTTGGATGtcctttttcctttctcttatCCCATCCCCATCAAACTATTAGCTGACGTttggttcaaaaaaaattacaaagtttgaaaaagaagaaaaggtaTCTTGCCGTTTAGTAAAAAAACAATTTCAGTTTTTGCAGAACAAAAAATATTgcaaaaaatctttttgagccAAACATCATCTCCTTCCCAAATGTTTGGAATTAAGTTTTAAACAGGAAAGGTGTTCAATGGTGTAAGTTTGGGTGTTTGAAAATAGTCCAACTGGTGCAGCCCCTTATAAAAGTCACCATCTCGTTTTAGAGATCTGGAATAACTTTGTTTCGCTTTCCTGTCGAAGAAAACATAGAGAATAGATGAAATTCTATCAGTTTTCGGTAGACTTGGTGTAATACACAAGGAAAACAAAACTAATGTAGTAATAACTTATCAATACTTCTCAGCAGTACAGTAATGCACATACACATCTTGTAAAATCTGTTTCAATTTCAAGTTATGGATATCcacatttaaaattttataaggaAAAGcgacaaaggaaaaaaaaaaacgaaGATAAAACCAACCTTATCAGGCTTAAGGAATACGACGTTTCCCAAAACAATTACAATTCCCGATTGATCGAGCATCTTTGCGAATTCTAGGGCTTGATCAGAATTTGAACTTGCGCCATTGCAGATCTGAAAAAATTCCGGATACGAAATCCAGTCCTTCTCCATCTGTCTTAGCCTCGATTTCACCACCTCAAGCTGTGCCAACCTCAGAACCTTCTTTGCATCGGCCACGGTGAATTTCTCCTCCTCGGCGTCCGATTCCATCTCCGTCAACGATTGATGCTGCGGCGGTGAGATGAGTCCGTCGAGTCTTATCCTATCTCTAACAATGTCCATCCCTCTCAATTCCTGACGGAGCTTTTCACCGATGGGAATagaccggagctccggcgaggTTACTAGTGACTGGAACAAAGAGCTTCGGTGGATAGACCGACGGAAAATTCCACCCTCGCCAGGATCTGGGGCTATCCTATCAGGATTAGAAGCAGCCATCGATTTGGTCATGGTTGAGGAACAAATACGGCAGGTTGTTAGGGAAGGACGAGTAATTTTGTATGCATTTAAAAGACGTTGAGCTACAATTTTTTTGAACGCCATTGATAGACGAAGAAACTCTGAAGCTTTCAGAGAGAGAGATAGTTCTAATTTTGATTAAAGTTGCAGGTTATTGTATTGTAATCGCCACCAATTTATAGGTCCTTTTGCCGTTGAAGAAACGCTagtaatttttttgtttattcgGGGTTAACAAACGGCGTTAGGGTTATTTCATCCTTCATCGCGAGTTAAATTTCTCGCAACGATATATCGCTAGAAAGGATTACACAAACGCGATAAAATGAATATTCGAATATAATCCAAGTAATGTAGCGGCATTCTTTATCAAATTATCATATCGTGAGTGGTTCAACTTTGTTTACCCTAATAGGTCAAACGGCGTTTGGGGGaaaaaacaatttatttttttaaaaaaagaaggtgtttggattaaaaaaaaacaagttaTGACGTAGCAACTGTATCGTTTAGTTCTATCCTTTTacaagaaattttatttttactaggAAATCAAAAAATAACATAGTACTAAAAATTGTGCAAGGTTATTTCATcctatttaaattataattatatataatggGTTATGTTCACTGAGTTCCTTTTAGGGGAGTCCCATCTCCATCGTGGAATGGTTCATAAAttctttatataattttatacagTACTTTTCTAtataaaattagtttttaaaGTAGAATTAGATTTAAtatcttcttcttatttttacatctatatttttttaaaagaatgagTTATAATGTGATTTAATTATTCAATTCAAATACATTTACAAGTaatttcttataatttattatattttaagctaaaaaatTATGCGTCATTCTTATTCAAAAAGTGTTGATTGTAATTTAAAAGTCACCTATTCTTAAACTTGAAAttataataacaatatattcaATTTGATTATGGTGTTCTGAAAATATAAAATGTAcgtatattttaaaaaaagataaaaaaatatattttcaatagACTCTTAGTTCATCCTTAAGCTTGAAATTAGCCCTAATCAATTATAATCAAACAATTATTCCACGAAGGTAAATATCAAAATGGTCATCCAGTCTCCATACATGTTAAAGTAATGAGTAATGTTGAGTGGCCGGTAAGTGTGAAAATACAACTTTAGGCAAAGATAGTTCATTGTTAACACATGTTATTGGTTTTGGAAATAGAGCAAAATAGCCAATCTAAAGTCAAAACATCCACTTAATAGTAtagaataaattataaattttttaaaaatattgtcaCGATAAATTAAAACGATGAAAATAGAGACGCACAGATGTGTTGCCGCATATATTTCGAGGGTCCCGTTAAGTGGGAGCTTTGCTTGTTTGTGGCGTGGGGATTAATTGGGTTAGTTGAATTTGTTAACGAAAAGTCGGGAAGCTAAGGTTGAAAATAAAAACTTGCCACGTAAGttattgaaaattgaaaataaaatgtaaCCTCCACGAAGTCCAGCCTATTCATAAGGTGAGCCAATGTCCTTTAACACTTGATCATCCACAAACACGATACAATCAAGCCTTGCTTTtctctaacttttttttttccttgtggATGAAATGAATGGTAATTAATaatgaaatatatattataattaatggACTTCTATTAGTCTCAGCATACACCTCTACATGATATATAAGTTGAATTATTactccaaaaatcaaaataattgaTGTTTTAGGTTTAGATATGTAGATTAAGAATTTCACTTGctcttaaaaatttaaattattttaactaaAATACCATTAATTaggattttcttttcttttaggtTGACATAATTATTATCATTCGGATAATGATAATGTGTCTAGGGCAAATTtgataaaaagaattaaatacctttttaaaattttgtcaaatataaattattttaccaatttttagaaattaaaaaattatttattttggatCTGAAAGAATAATAGTTTACTACAACcccttttttcatttattaacCTCAACCTTTTTACACACTGTTCAGTTTTTCTATTGTGGTTAGACATCGTGAAAGATGGAGTGATGGACTATATTCATTGCCAAATCCCAGAATATAGATATATAACAaacattttttcttttgattatttttctcTCAATCGTCACGTTTTCATAAGTTTCGTTCCCCTAGATTATcgtaaatgaatatatatggtAAACGGAAAATTATAATTCCATCcagttttattaaaaataaatatctatttttacatgatttgtttagaaattcaatatataatttatcaCTTAGTTTCCAATTTATCATTAATATTCATTATAGCTAGTCTTTCACAACACATTTTCCAAAgcattgaatttattatattataaaggtaataaagtaaaattgtcattttatttatttttttatgacgTTCACAAGTGTCAACTtatgcatttaatatttatttatgcatATATTCTCAGGAATACAATGTACAAAACTATATTTAAATAGGATAGGCTCATTGCTTTGTAAAACTTTCTAAAAAGAAGTGAATGATCCAAATAATTGATATAGTGACGACTTTAGACATGCATCGTCAGCCATGGAAGACAAATCCTCAATAAGTAGGATTATAATATAGAAAGGATAAAGTATGCTATATATGTGATAACTAGGCAGCTAATTAAAGATAATGCAGAATTAAGTAATTAGAGATGGGGAGACAAGCTAGCTAGCTAGCGGGCCGTTGGAAATAAAGGATGAGATTGACACACCATTTCTTGCCAAGAGAAAATTCGAAcagaatatattattattatttttaatgatatgAAGATTGAGGGATTGGTGGGAGAGGAATGACGCAGAACTTGTTCCTCCTAGAGATTGACATGGAATAGTCTTTTTAATTGATCACTGGTCCATTATCTCCAGAAAACAAACAATGAAATTAAACAAATTTGAAACTTTACCTAACACGTAGTTATAGTCCATCTCCAATCAGTAACATATTTGATTGGAAATGAGTAATGCGCACCAATAAAATTAGAGAATTGCATATATTCTCATGAATAGATCATTGTTGAGGACAATACTAATATTCGGAGATGCTATATTGAAATTTATAGTGCGTGAAATTAGCTATTCAGATATTATCTTTGATAGAGTATTTGGTTTGTTGCATAATTTTTAAGCATATGTTGTTTGTTTACATATATTTTCTCTGTTTTAAAATAAAGTGATATTTTagcctttttattttgtttcaaaataaatagTGGTTTAGGGTATTAATAAAGAATTGATCTTATTCTTCAAAATTTATCCTTGTTTGTTTACATAACCATGAACCATTAATTAGTTGTTGTTTTTTATTGGGGGTAAGttagtaaaaatatttaattttttttagtaataaGTAGTTTCTTAAGAGATGTATCTAATTAAAATAACgatttattttgaaatgaagTAGAAGAAATATTTGATGGATCAGAGGgatattttgtcatttttattatttttttcaaaataaaaataactaattACAATACTATTATTTCACAATCAGACAAGGATAACTAGTCCTCACTTTAGTGTTTAAATTATACCAAGATTAATGCtctaaataagaaataaaatagtattaaattttttatctcAAAACTATTTATGTTAATACAATATACCACACCTTTGCTTATACTTTTCATCCTCCTAAAATCACTCTCTTTACCCTCGCGTTGATTTGATTGCGACTAGc
The sequence above is a segment of the Solanum dulcamara chromosome 11, daSolDulc1.2, whole genome shotgun sequence genome. Coding sequences within it:
- the LOC129873718 gene encoding elongation of fatty acids protein 3-like, with protein sequence MMRYYLSEHPSVVNFRWSHSQSWGNTWSFLFTSIAAYILFSLFLHLLLCLLFRHRRPLPLGPIPAVHSLSMVLISLTIFFGILLSAAAEIHETRWFWRRNKTTTFQWLLCFPLGTRPSGRVFFWSYIFYLSRFLHTLRTFFAILRRRRLYFFQLFNHSILIFMSFLWLEFSQSFQVLAILFTTLLYSVVYGYRFWTAIGLPSACFPFVASCQILLLGCNVVCHVGVLLLHFMKGGCNGIGAWLFNSVLNAAILFLFLNFYMKLHLKNRKFEETQNLDSVMKSKDI
- the LOC129874017 gene encoding calcium uniporter protein 2, mitochondrial-like, whose product is MAFKKIVAQRLLNAYKITRPSLTTCRICSSTMTKSMAASNPDRIAPDPGEGGIFRRSIHRSSLFQSLVTSPELRSIPIGEKLRQELRGMDIVRDRIRLDGLISPPQHQSLTEMESDAEEEKFTVADAKKVLRLAQLEVVKSRLRQMEKDWISYPEFFQICNGASSNSDQALEFAKMLDQSGIVIVLGNVVFLKPDKVVKAMEGLMPMPLAQPNDPQMMEEFQHMEEKKLAIDKKAESLVQRELWCGLGFFVIQTAAFMRLTFWELTWDVMEPICFYVTSFYCMAGYAFFLRTSKEPTYEGFFHSRFTAKQKKLMKLHNFDLQRYNELRKACDPHSSIPAGNTLTLHSTPMMSTP